From Mytilus edulis chromosome 8, xbMytEdul2.2, whole genome shotgun sequence, one genomic window encodes:
- the LOC139484312 gene encoding uncharacterized protein, which translates to MECQPCREQGQNVSAEFWCTECEEALCENCKSLHKSFKLSRNHNVSELPTISVNQSSDKPKDQADNGEDKRVICDEHHDKYLEYFCIKHDKPCCILCKRQYHRDCCEVEKIDDVIDESKLATITDNLLSRIEKRKNILTKAENTDISHMEVFETIKVNCIQELKNTRITIDKHLDFLQNEVEEDINKRYENDNKELSKRIKDLTAKIKYITDLQKIIDDTSNQSKLTLGQKYLTLMRMMHIEDGNMESQETLPECNLKGISKFKLSFEKTEDSITIRINSNLPKTDIKLEKSSDNEDDIETCSSVVELEPNIPNKDSFALPEPVPDLSSPQLNASSIPDFVTQTTKVPCATSKGEGSVLEFFLRNSFFIEKRNKNIIITDAKLMPNNFNIAITEKSNPRCMVYNKDGQKKGQVKLSGEPDSIAVIKCNRVGVTVIHKEKVYVIDTDTWQFIHIIRVHDDCKGLVYFENYLIANCANDGLVYINDAGQIVKQNSNITGDLYFHLDKYGNLYSAKMETKHIHVYNLTSNKRSIYHLKGLDNPTGMTTDRENNVFVACNDNDTIFVKQSLHSPAKVVLDSSDRMEGPMSIDYDLDNDELLVVNDNAHSIFIFKKK; encoded by the coding sequence ATGGAGTGTCAGCCATGTCGTGAACAGGGTCAAAATGTATCTGCGGAATTTTGGTGCACCGAATGTGAGGAAGCACTTTGTGAAAACTGTAAATCCTTACACAAATCATTCAAACTTAGCAGAAATCACAACGTGTCCGAATTGCCGACAATTTCAGTAAACCAATCGTCTGACAAGCCGAAAGATCAGGCAGATAATGGAGAAGACAAACGGGTCATATGTGATGAACATCACGATAAATATTTAGAATACTTTTGTATAAAACATGACAAGCCGTGTTGCATTCTTTGTAAACGACAATACCATAGGGATTGCTGCGAAGTTGAGAAGATTGACGACGTTATAGATGAAAGCAAACTTGCAACTATCACAGATAACCTCTTATCGAGGATCGAAAAACGCAAAAACATCTTGACCAAAGCCGAGAACACTGACATATCACATATGGAAGTTTTCGAAACCATTAAAGTTAATTGTATTCAAGAATTAAAGAACACTAGAATTACAATTGATAAACATCTAGATTTTTTGCAAAATGAGGTCGAGGAAGACATAAACAAAAGGTATGAAAACGATAATAAGGAATTAAGTAAAAGGATAAAGGATCTTACagccaaaataaaatatataaccgacctacaaaaaataattgatgaCACCTCAAACCAATCTAAGTTGACTCTGGGACAAAAATATTTGACGTTAATGCGCATGATGCATATCGAGGATGGTAACATGGAAAGTCAAGAAACCTTACCAGAATGCAATTTGAAAGGTATCAGTAAATTTAAACTGTCTTTCGAGAAAACTGAAGATAGTATAACCATACGAATCAATAGCAATTTGCCGAAGACAGATATCAAGCTCGAAAAATCATCTGACAATGAAGATGATATTGAAACCTGCTCTTCTGTAGTTGAACTTGAACCAAATATACCAAACAAAGACAGTTTTGCATTGCCTGAACCAGTTCCGGATTTATCTTCTCCTCAGTTAAATGCATCTTCAATACCCGACTTTGTAACACAAACTACAAAGGTTCCTTGTGCCACATCcaaaggagaaggttcagtaTTAGAATTCTTTCTGAGAAATtcgttttttattgaaaaaagaaacaaaaatattatcattACTGATGCAAAGTTAATGCCAAACAATTTCAACATAGCTATAACAGAAAAATCTAATCCTAGGTGTATGGTGTATAACAAAGATGGTCAGAAAAAAGGTCAGGTTAAGCTAAGCGGTGAACCAGATAGTATTGCAGTTATAAAATGCAACCGCGTTGGTGTAACTGTTATTCATAAAGAAAAGGTGTATGTGATAGATACAGATACGTGGCAGTTCATACACATCATTCGTGTCCACGATGATTGCAAAGGACTCGTTTATTTCGAAAATTACCTTATAGCGAACTGCGCAAATGACGGACTTGTGTACATTAATGATGCTGGACAAATAGTCAAACAAAATAGTAATATTACAGGGGATTTATACTTTCATCTTGACAAATATGGGAATCTTTACTCCGCTAAAATGGAAACTAAACACATTCATGTATACAACCTGACTAGTAATAAACGTTCTATATACCATCTCAAAGGTCTTGATAATCCGACAGGAATGACAACCGACagagaaaataatgtttttgttgCATGTAATGACAATGACACCATTTTTGTGAAGCAGTCACTTCACTCACCAGCCAAGGTTGTATTAGACAGCTCAGATAGGATGGAAGGACCAATGAGTATAGACTACGATCTGGATAATGATGAACTACTCGTGGTGAATGACAACGCACATTCGATATTTATATTCAAGAAAAAGTAG